One window of Pocillopora verrucosa isolate sample1 chromosome 9, ASM3666991v2, whole genome shotgun sequence genomic DNA carries:
- the LOC131784686 gene encoding DBH-like monooxygenase protein 1 isoform X1, producing MFSLMLVAISALVPANGADLSAEFAHEAVLDTSEKVKLFWTVNWENKTVSFAVQAATTGWVGFGISSGNGNMAGSDMVIGWVKDSKGYLTDRFADSQSFPPLDKENNYNLTGFEESEGKTVLRFSRKFDTCDPRDRKIEEGTTKVVFAYHAKDPTSEDDMKKHTFRGSKSILLLNNMDKKQVNETGWQQFYIINRNVTIPKKRTTYWCSLIQLPEFKSKHHITKFEPYVTPGNEGIVHHLLVYECYGNFSNATLHGSGFDCHETPNMPLRHCYGYSVVAAWAVGGTAFYYPPKAGYPIGTSDSPRTLLLELHYDNPDAIEGRKDSSGVRFYHTSHLREYDAGIMSVGERISQFAIIPPKQESWLTVGYCPKECYQEDLQATKLPDKGIKVFSVFLHTHLQGRATWTKHVRNGIELPEIARDDHYDFNFQDIQVLREEAHIKPGDDLIHFCKYETMDRDKLVQAGFSTTQEMCLNYMFYYPRMVNATAYCSSSLRKPVYDFIKEHFPSMAVTKRPNPLIGANISWTKELASDLRKRLDEADTFFSHCRARSNNYPIPKIMKPLPPRQSNCRERSTTPAPPVGKNGHASRNNGPYSRKKRSLQLETPSR from the exons ATGTTCTCCTTAATGTTGGTAGCAATTTCAGCTTTGGTCCCTGCCAATGGCGCTGATTTGTCTGCTGAGTTTGCTCACGAAGCAGTTTTAGATACTTCCGAGAAAGTGAAACTGTTCTGGACGGTGAACTGGGAAAATAAAACCGTATCCTTTGCCGTTCAGGCAGCAACAACAGGGTGGGTTGGTTTCGGAATCTCTTCGGGTAATGGAAATATGGCCGGAAGCGACATGGTTATCGGATGGGTGAAGGACTCCAAGGGTTACCTAACG GACCGGTTTGCTGATTCCCAAAGCTTTCCACCgttggacaaagaaaataattacaactTAACTGGGTTTGAGGAAAGCGAAGGGAAAACTGTGTTGAGATTTAGTAGGAAATTTGACACCTGTGATCCTCGCGACAGGAAGATTGAG GAAGGCACCACTAAGGTTGTGTTTGCATATCATGCAAAGGACCCCACGTCTGAGGACGATATGAAGAAACATACATTCCGAGGGTCGAAGAGCATTCTACTTCTTAACAACATGGACAAGAAACAAGTGAACGAAACCGGGTGGCAGCAGTTTTACATCATAAATAGAAAT GTAACAATTCCTAAAAAGCGCACAACGTATTGGTGTTCTCTTATCCAACTACCCGAGTTCAAATCAAAGCATCACATTACAAAG TTTGAGCCATATGTAACACCTGGAAACGAAGGCATCGTGCATCATTTACTCGTCTACGAGTGTTATGGAAATTTTAGTAATGCTACCTTACATGGTTCTGGCTTTGATTGTCATGAAACACCCAATATGCCTCTAAGACATTGTTACGGCTACAGTGTCGTTGCTGCTTGGGCTGTTGGTGGTACG gCATTTTATTATCCACCGAAGGCTGGGTATCCAATTGGTACGTCGGACTCGCCAAGAACACTTTTGCTTGAGCTACACTATGACAATCCCGATGCAATTGAAG GACGAAAAGACAGCTCAGGGGTTCGTTTTTACCACACTTCTCATCTCCGTGAGTACGATGCTGGGATAATGTCTGTTGGAGAAAGAATAAGTCAATTTGCGATAATCCCACCAAAACAGGAATCTTGGTTGACTGTGGGTTACTGTCCCAAGGAATGCTATCAG GAAGACCTGCAGGCGACTAAGCTCCCTGATAAAGGAATAAAAGtgttttctgtctttcttcACACCCACCTGCAGG GGCGTGCAACATGGACAAAGCATGTTCGCAACGGAATTGAGTTACCAGAAATTGCAAGAGATGACCATTATGATTTTAACTTTCAG GATATACAAGTTTTGAGAGAAGAGGCTCACATCAAACCG GGGGACGACTTAATTCATTTCTGCAAATACGAGACAATGGATCGCGATAAACTCGTGCAG GCTGGTTTCTCCACCACTCAAGAAATGTGTCTGAATTACATGTTTTACTATCCTCGAATGGTGAATGCTACAGCATATTGCTCCAGCTCTCTACGTAAGCCAGTGTACGACTTCATTAAAGAACACTT CCCATCCATGGCGGTGACAAAACGGCCAAATCCTCTCATTGGGGCAAATATCTCATGGACGAAGGAATTGGCGTCAGACTTGAGGAAGAGACTCGATGAAGCAGACacatttttttcacattgcCGCGCG AGATCTAACAACTATCCGATTCCAAAGATCATGAAGCCCTTACCTCCTAGACAGTCCAACTGCCGCGAAAGAAGCACAACACCGGCCCCTCCAGTCGGAAAAAACGGCCACGCCAGTCGGAACAACGGCCCCTACAGTCGGAAAAAACGGTCCCTCCAGTTGGAGACGCCTTCTCGGTGA
- the LOC131784686 gene encoding DBH-like monooxygenase protein 1 isoform X2: MFSLMLVAISALVPANGADLSAEFAHEAVLDTSEKVKLFWTVNWENKTVSFAVQAATTGWVGFGISSGNGNMAGSDMVIGWVKDSKGYLTDRFADSQSFPPLDKENNYNLTGFEESEGKTVLRFSRKFDTCDPRDRKIEEGTTKVVFAYHAKDPTSEDDMKKHTFRGSKSILLLNNMDKKQVNETGWQQFYIINRNVTIPKKRTTYWCSLIQLPEFKSKHHITKFEPYVTPGNEGIVHHLLVYECYGNFSNATLHGSGFDCHETPNMPLRHCYGYSVVAAWAVGGTAGYPIGTSDSPRTLLLELHYDNPDAIEGRKDSSGVRFYHTSHLREYDAGIMSVGERISQFAIIPPKQESWLTVGYCPKECYQEDLQATKLPDKGIKVFSVFLHTHLQGRATWTKHVRNGIELPEIARDDHYDFNFQDIQVLREEAHIKPGDDLIHFCKYETMDRDKLVQAGFSTTQEMCLNYMFYYPRMVNATAYCSSSLRKPVYDFIKEHFPSMAVTKRPNPLIGANISWTKELASDLRKRLDEADTFFSHCRARSNNYPIPKIMKPLPPRQSNCRERSTTPAPPVGKNGHASRNNGPYSRKKRSLQLETPSR, translated from the exons ATGTTCTCCTTAATGTTGGTAGCAATTTCAGCTTTGGTCCCTGCCAATGGCGCTGATTTGTCTGCTGAGTTTGCTCACGAAGCAGTTTTAGATACTTCCGAGAAAGTGAAACTGTTCTGGACGGTGAACTGGGAAAATAAAACCGTATCCTTTGCCGTTCAGGCAGCAACAACAGGGTGGGTTGGTTTCGGAATCTCTTCGGGTAATGGAAATATGGCCGGAAGCGACATGGTTATCGGATGGGTGAAGGACTCCAAGGGTTACCTAACG GACCGGTTTGCTGATTCCCAAAGCTTTCCACCgttggacaaagaaaataattacaactTAACTGGGTTTGAGGAAAGCGAAGGGAAAACTGTGTTGAGATTTAGTAGGAAATTTGACACCTGTGATCCTCGCGACAGGAAGATTGAG GAAGGCACCACTAAGGTTGTGTTTGCATATCATGCAAAGGACCCCACGTCTGAGGACGATATGAAGAAACATACATTCCGAGGGTCGAAGAGCATTCTACTTCTTAACAACATGGACAAGAAACAAGTGAACGAAACCGGGTGGCAGCAGTTTTACATCATAAATAGAAAT GTAACAATTCCTAAAAAGCGCACAACGTATTGGTGTTCTCTTATCCAACTACCCGAGTTCAAATCAAAGCATCACATTACAAAG TTTGAGCCATATGTAACACCTGGAAACGAAGGCATCGTGCATCATTTACTCGTCTACGAGTGTTATGGAAATTTTAGTAATGCTACCTTACATGGTTCTGGCTTTGATTGTCATGAAACACCCAATATGCCTCTAAGACATTGTTACGGCTACAGTGTCGTTGCTGCTTGGGCTGTTGGTGGTACG GCTGGGTATCCAATTGGTACGTCGGACTCGCCAAGAACACTTTTGCTTGAGCTACACTATGACAATCCCGATGCAATTGAAG GACGAAAAGACAGCTCAGGGGTTCGTTTTTACCACACTTCTCATCTCCGTGAGTACGATGCTGGGATAATGTCTGTTGGAGAAAGAATAAGTCAATTTGCGATAATCCCACCAAAACAGGAATCTTGGTTGACTGTGGGTTACTGTCCCAAGGAATGCTATCAG GAAGACCTGCAGGCGACTAAGCTCCCTGATAAAGGAATAAAAGtgttttctgtctttcttcACACCCACCTGCAGG GGCGTGCAACATGGACAAAGCATGTTCGCAACGGAATTGAGTTACCAGAAATTGCAAGAGATGACCATTATGATTTTAACTTTCAG GATATACAAGTTTTGAGAGAAGAGGCTCACATCAAACCG GGGGACGACTTAATTCATTTCTGCAAATACGAGACAATGGATCGCGATAAACTCGTGCAG GCTGGTTTCTCCACCACTCAAGAAATGTGTCTGAATTACATGTTTTACTATCCTCGAATGGTGAATGCTACAGCATATTGCTCCAGCTCTCTACGTAAGCCAGTGTACGACTTCATTAAAGAACACTT CCCATCCATGGCGGTGACAAAACGGCCAAATCCTCTCATTGGGGCAAATATCTCATGGACGAAGGAATTGGCGTCAGACTTGAGGAAGAGACTCGATGAAGCAGACacatttttttcacattgcCGCGCG AGATCTAACAACTATCCGATTCCAAAGATCATGAAGCCCTTACCTCCTAGACAGTCCAACTGCCGCGAAAGAAGCACAACACCGGCCCCTCCAGTCGGAAAAAACGGCCACGCCAGTCGGAACAACGGCCCCTACAGTCGGAAAAAACGGTCCCTCCAGTTGGAGACGCCTTCTCGGTGA
- the LOC136283401 gene encoding integrase/recombinase xerD homolog: MPAHPLCIALYLLELTEDALQKNSGCSAIDSALYGIRWAHKITGLESPTEHPTVIAAAEGARRKLSMPVRPKQPLDLEIVVRVAQYYNTALASLADIRFLFVFLVGYAGLFRISELLSVKIIDITIVHDGMSIFVSKRKNDQFREGHTSIIARSGKVSCPVSITERLLVLLASPKESCSPVLRRIVRTKNGAYFHKSLGISYSTIRDEFKKYVSPFVNDPSDYCLHSLKSGGASNDGYKLSDPELKDRHAGWKNPCTKRRYIKRSHA; this comes from the coding sequence ATGCCCGCTCATCCGTTGTGCATTGCCCTGTACTTATTGGAGTTAACTGAAGATGCCTTGCAGAAGAATAGTGGTTGCTCTGCTATTGATTCTGCGCTTTATGGTATTCGTTGGGCGCACAAGATAACAGGTCTGGAGTCGCCCACAGAGCATCCAACGGTTATTGCAGCCGCGGAAGGAGCTAGAAGAAAGTTATCTATGCCAGTTCGACCCAAGCAACCCCTCGATCTTGAGATTGTTGTCAGAGTCGCTCAGTATTATAACACAGCTTTAGCTTCTCTTGCAGAcattcgttttttgtttgtatttctagTTGGTTATGCTGGTCTATTTCGAATTTCTGAGTTATTGAGTGTTAAGATCATAGACATTACCATTGTTCACGATGGCATGTCGATTTTCGTCTCTAAGAGGAAGAATGATCAATTTCGTGAAGGGCATACTTCTATAATTGCTAGATCTGGTAAGGTTTCATGTCCCGTTTCAATCACTGAGAGGCTTCTTGTTCTGTTGGCTAGTCCCAAGGAATCTTGTTCTCCTGTTTTGCGTAGGATAGTTCGCACTAAGAATGGTGCTTATTTTCATAAGTCTCTAGGGATTAGTTACTCCACTATTCGTGACGAATTCAAGAAATATGTTTCGCCGTTTGTAAATGATCCAAGTGATTATTGTTTACATAGCCTCAAATCAGGTGGCGCTTCTAATGACGGTTATAAGCTAAGTGATCCCGAGCTGAAAGATAGACATGCCGGATGGAAGAATCCTTGCACTAAGAGGCGTTACATCAAGCGTTCTCATGCTTGA
- the LOC136283400 gene encoding uncharacterized protein — MASVTMQISSLIDTRFDNFKKQFTEENSSSVEAAVKRAKRARFVFQSKGNEQQFEHAESVLDKLESAKGALNANATSKAKTAIEEGIALVTKRMKVIKIADKSQYSWATVQEYLSDELASDSEDEKRLFRSERRAEKKVKDSKKKRSQKYQHQRFQPYPPFNPNHRSSLPASDANSNTGSRFGRDLGVRGRQIGPCFNAGNMVIWPPIVLAKLASGRSD; from the exons ATGGCTTCCGTTACCATGCAGATATCGTCTTTAATCGACACCCGCTTCGACAACTTTAAGAAGCAGTTCACGGAGGAAAATTCTTCATCAGTTGAGGCAGCCGTTAAACGTGCGAAGCGCGCtcgttttgttttccagagcaAAGGAAATGAGCAGCAGTTTGAGCATGCCGAATCTGTTTTGGACAAGCTCGAGAGTGCGAAGGGTGCGCTTAACGCCAATGCCACTTCCAAAGCCAAAACCGCCATCGAAGAAGGTATTGCTTTAGTTACTAAAAGAATGAAGGTAATTAAGATCGCCGATAAAAGTCAGTATAGCTGGGCTACTGTTCAAGAGTACCTTTCGGACGAATTAGCATCTGACTCGGAGGACGAGAAGAGGTTATTTCGCTCAGAGAGGAGAGCAGAGAAGAAAGTTAAGGATTCGAAGAAGAAGCGCTCTCAGAAGTATCAGCATCAAAGATTTCAGCCTTATCCACCGTTCAACCCTAACCACCGTTCTTCCTTACCGGCTTCGGATGCGAATTCTAATACAGGAAGTCGTTTTGGCCGTGATCTAGGCGTTCGTGGTCGACAGATTGGCCCGTGTTTTAA TGCTGGGAATATGGTCATTTGGCCTCCAATTGTACTAGCAAAGCTGGCGAGCGGTCGAAGTGACTAG